In one window of Azotobacter salinestris DNA:
- the spt gene encoding serine palmitoyltransferase: MALFDRFASLAQARAELVQGHLNPFGTRIDEIFSPTEGRIGDYRVILAGTNNYLGLTFDPACIQAAQQALAQQGTGTTGSRMANGSYGSHLSLEAELGDFLGRRSVIVFSTGYLVNLGVIGALAGPEDIVLLDADCHASIYDACKLGGAQVIRFRHNDAADLERRMQRLGERARHALILVEGIYSMLGDQAPLGEIVEVKRRLGGYLLVDEAHSVGVLGGRGRGLAEELGVEADVDVVMGTFSKSLGAIGGFAASHDPDLELLRCASRPYIFTASPSPSAIASVRAALQALRSRPELRERLWANARRLYRGLAALGYRTGPQPSPVIPVLLGSPKEGVAFWQGLIERGVYVNLVPPLATPGGQALVRCSVSAAHTPEQIERIIEAFALLRAPAGQAMAGA; this comes from the coding sequence ATGGCCTTGTTCGATAGGTTCGCAAGTCTGGCGCAGGCACGCGCCGAGCTGGTGCAGGGCCACCTCAATCCGTTCGGCACGCGCATCGACGAGATCTTCTCGCCCACCGAAGGGCGCATCGGCGATTACCGGGTGATCCTCGCCGGCACCAACAACTACCTGGGGCTGACCTTCGACCCCGCCTGCATCCAGGCCGCGCAGCAGGCGCTGGCGCAGCAGGGCACGGGGACGACCGGCTCGCGCATGGCCAACGGCAGCTATGGCAGCCACCTGTCGCTGGAGGCCGAGCTGGGCGACTTCCTGGGGCGCCGCTCGGTGATCGTCTTCTCCACCGGCTACCTGGTGAACCTCGGCGTCATCGGCGCCCTGGCCGGCCCGGAGGACATCGTGCTGCTCGATGCCGACTGCCATGCCAGCATCTACGACGCCTGCAAGCTGGGCGGCGCCCAGGTGATCCGCTTCCGCCACAACGATGCCGCCGACCTGGAGCGGCGCATGCAGCGCCTCGGCGAGCGGGCGCGCCACGCCCTGATCCTGGTGGAGGGCATCTACAGCATGCTGGGCGACCAGGCGCCGCTCGGCGAGATCGTCGAGGTCAAGCGGCGCCTGGGCGGCTACCTGCTGGTCGACGAGGCCCACTCGGTCGGCGTACTGGGCGGGCGCGGCCGCGGCCTGGCCGAGGAACTGGGCGTCGAGGCGGACGTGGACGTGGTCATGGGCACCTTCAGCAAGAGCCTGGGGGCGATCGGCGGCTTCGCGGCCAGCCATGACCCGGATCTGGAGCTGCTGCGCTGTGCCAGCCGCCCATACATCTTCACGGCCTCGCCGTCGCCGTCCGCCATCGCCTCGGTGCGCGCCGCCCTGCAGGCCCTGCGCAGCCGGCCGGAGCTGCGCGAGCGCCTCTGGGCCAACGCGCGGCGGCTGTATCGCGGACTGGCGGCGCTGGGCTACCGGACCGGCCCGCAGCCGAGCCCGGTCATTCCGGTCCTGCTCGGTTCGCCGAAGGAGGGCGTGGCCTTCTGGCAGGGCCTGATCGAGCGCGGCGTGTACGTGAACCTGGTGCCGCCGCTGGCGACGCCCGGCGGTCAGGCGCTGGTGCGCTGCAGCGTCAGCGCCGCGCACACGCCCGAGCAGATCGAGCGGATCATCGAGGCGTTCGCCCTGTTGCGTGCTCCCGCCGGCCAGGCCATGGCCGGTGCCTGA
- a CDS encoding acyl carrier protein, with product MISEEQILERLFVHLRPLVPPRTPLHADIDLKQELGLDSIKVMDLLMALEDEFDVSIPLNVLIDVHTPAELARAVHALMEHTDGLVR from the coding sequence ATGATTTCCGAGGAGCAGATACTGGAGCGGCTTTTCGTCCATCTGCGGCCACTGGTGCCGCCCCGAACGCCGCTGCATGCGGATATCGACCTGAAACAGGAGCTGGGCCTGGACTCCATCAAGGTCATGGACCTCTTGATGGCGCTCGAGGACGAATTCGATGTCTCCATTCCCCTGAACGTATTGATAGACGTGCACACGCCGGCCGAGCTGGCACGGGCCGTCCACGCGCTGATGGAGCATACCGATGGCCTTGTTCGATAG
- a CDS encoding NAD-dependent epimerase/dehydratase family protein, which yields MASVVALTGATGFIGGVLRRRLTQAGVPLRALGRRRSGFEDGTVWIRGTLEDEEALARLVAGADTVIHCAGAVRGASPAHFQAINVDGSLRLLEAARNGGRCTRFLLMSSLAARHPQLSWYAASKFEAERRVAQAAGDIAVTVFRPTAVYGPGDREMRPLFEWLLRGWLFTLGQDSARLSFLHVEDLAGAVLRWLEAPRAPGATYELNDCQPDGYDWNGIAAIATQIRHEPVRRIVIPAPLLKGLARGNLLLSHLTGRAPMLTPAKVGELTHPDWSCSNEPIRSALGWEPRIALREALQERWF from the coding sequence GTGGCGTCCGTCGTTGCCCTGACGGGAGCAACCGGCTTCATCGGCGGCGTCCTGCGCCGGCGCCTGACCCAGGCGGGCGTTCCGCTGCGCGCCTTGGGCCGCCGCCGGAGCGGCTTCGAGGACGGCACCGTCTGGATACGCGGCACCCTCGAGGACGAGGAGGCCCTGGCACGGCTGGTCGCCGGGGCAGATACGGTCATCCATTGCGCCGGCGCGGTGCGCGGCGCCAGCCCCGCGCATTTCCAGGCCATCAATGTCGACGGCAGCCTGCGCCTGCTCGAGGCCGCCCGCAACGGCGGCCGCTGCACGCGCTTTCTGCTGATGTCGTCGCTGGCGGCCCGGCATCCGCAGCTGTCCTGGTATGCCGCCTCGAAGTTCGAGGCCGAGCGCCGGGTCGCCCAGGCGGCCGGGGACATCGCCGTGACGGTGTTCAGGCCCACCGCGGTGTACGGCCCGGGCGACCGGGAGATGCGTCCGCTGTTCGAGTGGCTGCTGCGCGGCTGGCTGTTCACCCTGGGGCAGGACAGTGCGCGGCTCAGCTTCCTGCACGTCGAGGACCTGGCCGGCGCCGTGCTGCGCTGGCTGGAGGCGCCGCGGGCGCCGGGCGCCACCTACGAGCTGAACGACTGCCAGCCGGACGGCTACGACTGGAACGGCATCGCCGCCATCGCCACGCAGATCCGCCACGAGCCAGTGCGCCGGATCGTGATCCCGGCGCCGCTGCTGAAGGGGCTCGCCCGCGGCAACCTGCTCCTGTCGCACCTCACCGGCCGCGCGCCCATGCTGACGCCGGCGAAGGTGGGGGAACTGACCCATCCCGACTGGTCCTGCAGCAACGAGCCGATCCGCAGCGCCCTGGGTTGGGAGCCCCGGATAGCGCTGAGGGAGGCCTTGCAGGAGCGCTGGTTCTAA
- a CDS encoding fatty acyl-AMP ligase, which yields MARPSMPATPTLNILPPRLGDFSTLAEALDYAALGHTGLNFHDGQCRLTAVVPYAELRQEALALARRLHGLGVRRGDRVALIADSEPGFMKAFYGCQYAGFVPVPLPIPTGVGGHAAYVERLGALLRSCAPAAVLAPAAWLPFAQEAAAPFAGLLVGSTEELKTREAPPVTLEPSRPDEVAYLQYTSGSTRFPRGVVVTQRAVMANLQGIIRAGLGVRPDDRCVSWLPFYHDMGLVGFVLGPMAAQLSVDYLRTQDFAMRPRQWLNLISRNRGTISFAPPFGYDICTRRSREGEAVRFDLSSWRVAGIGAEPIRAEVLERFAEQFAPAGFERTAFLPSYGLAESTVGVSFGRRGAGVRVDRIERRALELQSAAVPFGGEESRASTFVNCGAALPGHRLEVRDEAGRPLAERRIGRVMVQGPSTMSGYFRDEESTQAVLVEDGWLDTGDLGYLSGGELFITGRQKDLLIVRGRNIWPQDVEYLVESQPDIRPGDVIAFLIPTTPDPQVVVQVQCRVIDPERRERLVRALGGLISSEFGFIALVELVPPHSLPRTSSGKPSRAEARRRFLAQSAPGLSRVCG from the coding sequence ATGGCCAGACCCTCTATGCCTGCAACTCCTACGCTGAACATCTTGCCGCCGCGTTTAGGCGATTTCTCGACGCTTGCCGAAGCCCTCGATTATGCGGCACTGGGACATACCGGCCTGAACTTCCATGACGGACAATGCCGCCTGACGGCGGTCGTCCCCTATGCCGAACTGCGCCAGGAGGCGCTGGCCCTGGCCAGGCGCCTTCACGGGCTGGGCGTGCGCCGCGGCGACCGGGTGGCGCTGATCGCCGACAGCGAGCCGGGATTCATGAAGGCCTTCTACGGCTGCCAGTACGCCGGCTTCGTGCCGGTGCCGCTGCCCATTCCCACCGGGGTGGGCGGCCATGCCGCCTATGTCGAGAGGCTCGGCGCGCTGCTGAGGAGCTGCGCGCCGGCCGCCGTCCTGGCGCCCGCCGCCTGGCTGCCGTTCGCGCAGGAGGCGGCCGCGCCCTTTGCCGGGCTGCTCGTCGGCTCCACCGAGGAGCTGAAGACCCGGGAGGCGCCGCCGGTGACGCTGGAGCCCTCGCGGCCGGACGAGGTCGCCTATCTGCAATACACCTCGGGCAGCACCCGCTTTCCGCGCGGGGTGGTGGTGACGCAGCGGGCGGTCATGGCCAACCTGCAGGGCATCATTCGCGCGGGGCTGGGCGTGCGTCCCGACGACCGCTGCGTCTCCTGGCTGCCCTTCTATCACGACATGGGGCTGGTCGGCTTCGTGCTCGGCCCGATGGCCGCGCAGCTGTCGGTGGACTACCTGCGCACCCAGGATTTCGCCATGCGCCCGCGGCAGTGGCTCAACCTGATCAGCCGCAACCGCGGCACCATCTCCTTCGCCCCGCCCTTCGGCTACGACATCTGCACCCGGCGCAGCCGGGAAGGCGAGGCCGTCCGCTTCGACCTGTCCAGCTGGCGTGTCGCCGGGATCGGCGCGGAGCCGATCCGCGCGGAGGTGCTCGAGCGCTTCGCCGAGCAGTTCGCCCCGGCCGGCTTCGAGCGCACGGCCTTCCTGCCCAGCTACGGCCTGGCGGAAAGCACCGTGGGCGTCAGCTTCGGCCGGCGCGGCGCCGGGGTCCGGGTGGATCGCATCGAGCGCCGGGCCCTGGAGCTGCAGTCGGCGGCCGTGCCCTTCGGCGGCGAGGAAAGCCGGGCCAGCACCTTCGTCAACTGCGGCGCCGCGCTGCCGGGACACCGCCTGGAGGTCCGCGACGAGGCCGGCCGCCCTCTGGCGGAGCGGCGGATCGGCCGGGTGATGGTTCAGGGCCCGAGCACCATGTCGGGGTATTTCCGCGACGAGGAGTCCACCCAGGCGGTCCTGGTGGAGGATGGCTGGCTGGATACCGGCGATCTCGGCTACCTGAGCGGCGGCGAGCTGTTCATCACCGGCCGGCAGAAGGATCTTCTGATCGTGCGCGGCCGCAACATCTGGCCGCAGGACGTCGAATACCTGGTCGAGTCCCAGCCGGACATCCGTCCGGGCGACGTGATCGCCTTCCTCATTCCCACGACGCCCGATCCCCAGGTCGTGGTGCAGGTCCAGTGCCGGGTGATCGACCCGGAGAGGCGCGAGCGCCTGGTGCGCGCGCTGGGCGGGCTGATCAGCAGCGAATTCGGCTTCATCGCCCTGGTGGAGCTGGTGCCGCCCCATTCCCTGCCGCGCACCTCGTCGGGCAAGCCCTCACGGGCCGAGGCGCGCAGGCGTTTCCTGGCACAGTCCGCCCCCGGACTGTCCCGGGTCTGCGGATAG
- a CDS encoding IS630 family transposase, whose translation MEKIDARKLTAESRKLLRQIVIRLRQQSNMKVEELASVTGVHPTTIKTWLTRANREGAQALEEKRRGRPAGACRKLTPADEQWLREQIVEQPPQQLQLPFALWTRPAIKALARERLGIELQDRLIGKYLKRWGFTPQRPVKRAQEQRPEDIERWLKQTYPQVKARAAAEGAVIHWGDETAVKEDANWIRGYAPRGQTPVLATPTRWHKLSMISAISPRGEVAFQIVEGSINALRFIDFLSRLVEGTPQKIFLVVDNLRVHHAKVVSEWLSDKQDRIELVFLPPYAPESNPDEYLNRDFKTALRSGPVSHDKASLLDKAMAFMNTLGSLPDKVMAYFQHPAARYAMA comes from the coding sequence ATGGAAAAGATCGACGCCCGCAAACTGACCGCAGAGAGTCGCAAGCTGCTTCGCCAGATAGTGATTCGCCTGCGCCAGCAGTCCAACATGAAAGTCGAGGAGTTGGCCTCGGTCACCGGTGTGCATCCGACCACCATCAAGACTTGGCTGACCCGTGCCAACCGCGAGGGCGCGCAAGCCCTGGAGGAAAAGCGTCGGGGGCGCCCGGCGGGCGCCTGCCGCAAGCTGACGCCGGCCGACGAGCAGTGGCTGCGCGAGCAAATCGTCGAGCAACCCCCGCAGCAGCTGCAGTTGCCGTTTGCCCTATGGACGCGCCCGGCCATCAAGGCGCTGGCCAGGGAACGCCTCGGGATCGAGCTGCAGGACCGGTTGATCGGCAAGTATCTCAAGCGCTGGGGGTTTACGCCTCAGCGTCCCGTGAAGCGGGCGCAGGAGCAGCGGCCGGAGGACATCGAGCGCTGGCTGAAGCAGACCTACCCCCAGGTCAAGGCGCGCGCCGCTGCCGAAGGAGCGGTGATTCACTGGGGGGACGAAACCGCAGTCAAGGAGGATGCGAACTGGATACGCGGCTACGCCCCCAGGGGCCAGACGCCAGTGCTGGCGACGCCCACTCGCTGGCACAAGCTGTCGATGATCTCCGCAATTTCGCCCCGTGGCGAGGTGGCCTTCCAGATCGTCGAAGGCAGTATCAACGCGCTGCGTTTCATCGACTTCCTGAGCCGCCTCGTTGAAGGGACACCGCAGAAGATCTTCCTGGTGGTCGATAACCTGCGCGTCCACCATGCCAAGGTGGTCAGCGAGTGGCTCAGTGACAAGCAGGACAGGATCGAACTGGTGTTCCTACCACCCTATGCGCCCGAGTCCAATCCCGACGAGTACCTGAATCGGGATTTCAAGACGGCGCTGCGCAGCGGCCCGGTCAGCCATGACAAGGCCAGCCTGCTGGACAAGGCGATGGCTTTCATGAACACACTCGGCAGCTTGCCCGACAAGGTCATGGCCTATTTCCAGCATCCTGCAGCACGCTATGCCATGGCGTGA
- a CDS encoding N-acetyltransferase — protein MDVNRPFSPGNGALVTRPVQSRADLAAFIGLPGRLHRDDPHWVEPLHAERRDHLSAKNPLFAHLDWQAWIAWSGATPVGRISAQVDRLHRQLHGPDTGHFGMLAAVDDPAVFETLLANAEHWLLERGARRITGPFSLNINEESGLLVEGFDRPPAVMMGHGQPWYGARIEALGYCPATDLLAYWMRTDELHFPPPLRQLMERWRDRVRIRPLDRRRFAAEMRLLRDIFNDAWANNWGFVPFTAEEFEALGDHLRLLVPDDLLYIAEVDGEPGAFIVALPNLNEAIAPLQGRLLPFGWLRLLWGLKVRGLRTARVPLMGVRQAHQRSRLGSALALYLIEALKPPFVRRGLQALEMSWILEGNRGMRNILEHIGAYPYKRYRVYEKRI, from the coding sequence GTGGATGTGAATCGACCGTTTTCCCCAGGGAATGGAGCGCTCGTCACCAGACCGGTGCAGAGCAGGGCCGATCTCGCCGCCTTCATCGGCCTGCCGGGCCGGCTGCACCGGGACGATCCGCACTGGGTGGAGCCCCTGCACGCCGAGCGCCGCGACCATCTGTCGGCGAAGAATCCGCTCTTCGCCCATCTCGATTGGCAGGCCTGGATCGCCTGGTCGGGCGCCACGCCCGTGGGCCGCATCAGCGCCCAGGTGGACCGCCTGCACCGCCAGTTGCACGGCCCGGACACGGGCCACTTCGGCATGCTGGCGGCAGTCGACGATCCGGCGGTCTTCGAGACGCTGCTGGCGAACGCCGAGCACTGGCTGCTCGAACGGGGCGCCCGGCGGATAACCGGCCCCTTCAGCCTGAACATCAACGAGGAAAGCGGCCTGCTGGTCGAGGGCTTCGACCGGCCGCCGGCGGTCATGATGGGCCACGGCCAGCCCTGGTACGGCGCCCGCATCGAGGCGCTGGGCTACTGCCCGGCCACGGACCTGCTGGCCTACTGGATGCGCACGGACGAGCTGCACTTCCCGCCCCCGCTGCGCCAGCTGATGGAGCGCTGGCGGGACCGCGTGCGCATCCGGCCGCTGGACCGCCGCCGCTTCGCGGCGGAGATGCGGCTTCTGCGGGACATCTTCAACGACGCCTGGGCCAACAACTGGGGCTTCGTCCCCTTCACCGCCGAAGAATTCGAGGCCCTGGGCGACCACCTCAGGCTGCTGGTGCCGGACGACCTGCTGTACATCGCCGAGGTCGACGGCGAACCCGGCGCCTTCATCGTCGCCCTGCCCAACCTCAACGAGGCCATCGCCCCCCTGCAGGGGCGCCTGCTGCCCTTCGGCTGGCTCCGCCTGCTCTGGGGGCTCAAGGTCCGCGGCCTGCGCACCGCCCGCGTGCCGTTGATGGGCGTGCGCCAGGCGCATCAGCGCAGCCGTCTGGGCTCGGCGCTGGCGCTGTACCTGATCGAGGCGCTCAAGCCGCCCTTCGTCCGCCGCGGCCTCCAGGCGCTGGAGATGTCGTGGATTCTGGAAGGCAACCGCGGCATGCGGAACATCCTCGAGCACATCGGGGCCTACCCCTACAAGAGGTACCGGGTCTATGAAAAGCGCATCTGA
- a CDS encoding NTP transferase domain-containing protein: MKSASEAGCCSVLVLAADRHAEDAVASAAGVACKALAPVGGVPMVHRVVQSLRRSRRVGRITLVGPAHALLLRDAELARELASDALGWQENAASPSASAARALEGEDLHRPVLLTTADHALLSPAMVDHFLEQALASGCDFVVGVARLDTVRARYPDTRRTAIRLRGGPYCGCNLFAFTTARGRRLASFWRGVEQARKRPWRVIGGALGPAATLRYLLGRLTLEQALARLSRRLGVKIGAVVLPFAEAAIDVDTAADLALVERILAQCPAERAAQP, encoded by the coding sequence ATGAAAAGCGCATCTGAAGCCGGGTGCTGCAGCGTGCTGGTGCTGGCCGCCGACCGCCATGCGGAGGACGCCGTGGCGAGCGCGGCCGGGGTCGCCTGCAAGGCCCTGGCGCCGGTCGGCGGCGTGCCGATGGTCCACCGGGTGGTGCAAAGCCTGCGCAGGAGCCGCCGGGTCGGCCGCATCACTCTGGTCGGGCCGGCGCACGCCCTGCTCCTCCGGGATGCCGAACTCGCGCGCGAGCTGGCCAGCGACGCCCTGGGCTGGCAGGAGAACGCCGCCTCGCCGAGCGCCAGCGCCGCACGCGCCCTGGAAGGCGAGGACCTGCACCGGCCGGTGCTGTTGACCACGGCCGACCACGCCCTGCTGAGCCCGGCCATGGTCGATCACTTCCTCGAGCAGGCGCTGGCCAGCGGCTGCGACTTCGTGGTCGGCGTCGCCCGGCTGGACACCGTGCGAGCACGCTATCCCGACACCCGGCGCACCGCCATACGGCTGCGTGGTGGGCCGTACTGCGGCTGCAACTTGTTCGCCTTCACGACCGCCCGGGGCCGCCGGCTGGCGTCCTTCTGGCGCGGCGTCGAGCAGGCGCGCAAGCGGCCCTGGCGGGTGATCGGCGGCGCGCTGGGCCCGGCCGCCACCCTGCGCTACCTGCTCGGCCGCCTGACCCTGGAGCAGGCCCTGGCACGGCTGTCGCGGCGGCTCGGGGTGAAGATCGGCGCCGTGGTGCTGCCCTTCGCCGAGGCGGCCATCGACGTCGACACCGCGGCGGATCTCGCCCTGGTCGAGCGCATTCTGGCGCAGTGCCCCGCGGAGCGAGCCGCTCAGCCCTGA
- a CDS encoding NTP transferase domain-containing protein, with protein MHPFKRNELRRAVILSAGQGRRLLPFTQSSPKCLLDIAGRSVIERQIDALLAAGIGHITVVVGYGAEQVERVLDERYGTGAIATLFNPFFEVADNLASCWMARHAMQEAFLLLNGDTLFEPAVLERLLAAPPRPITLAVDRKASYDSDDMKVCLDGTRLERVGKTLPLTRIDGESIGMMYFQAPGAALFRQSLEAQMRRPEALQRWYLSIIDQLAQSTGQVFVQSIEGLGWGELDFPADLEAVRAKAHLWETPLAVAQG; from the coding sequence ATGCACCCTTTCAAGCGGAATGAACTCCGTCGGGCGGTAATCCTGAGCGCAGGCCAGGGACGTCGCCTTCTTCCCTTCACCCAGAGCAGCCCCAAGTGCCTGCTCGACATTGCCGGACGCAGCGTCATCGAGCGCCAGATCGATGCGCTGCTGGCCGCCGGCATCGGCCACATCACCGTGGTCGTGGGCTATGGCGCGGAGCAGGTCGAGCGCGTGCTGGACGAGCGCTACGGGACCGGCGCCATCGCTACGCTGTTCAATCCCTTCTTCGAGGTGGCGGACAACCTGGCCAGCTGCTGGATGGCCCGGCACGCAATGCAGGAGGCCTTCCTGCTGCTGAACGGCGACACCCTGTTCGAGCCGGCGGTCCTCGAGCGCCTGCTGGCGGCGCCGCCACGGCCCATCACCCTGGCCGTCGACCGCAAGGCCAGCTACGACAGCGACGACATGAAGGTCTGCCTGGACGGCACGCGGCTGGAGCGGGTCGGCAAGACGCTGCCGCTGACCCGCATCGATGGCGAATCCATCGGCATGATGTACTTCCAGGCGCCGGGCGCGGCGCTGTTCCGCCAGAGCCTCGAGGCGCAGATGCGCCGGCCGGAGGCCCTGCAGCGCTGGTATCTCAGCATCATCGACCAGCTGGCGCAGAGCACCGGCCAGGTGTTCGTGCAGTCCATCGAGGGGCTCGGCTGGGGCGAGCTGGACTTCCCGGCCGATCTGGAGGCGGTCAGGGCCAAGGCCCACCTCTGGGAGACGCCCCTGGCCGTGGCTCAGGGCTGA
- the lptF gene encoding LPS export ABC transporter permease LptF, producing MLLIERYVITETRRPLLVMLGILTFIFAAYSSERYLAEAANGTLALEVVFDIVVYKVLIALEVLVPVALYVSVVLCLGRLYHDSEITAVAAAGMSPLRLYKAVAILAIPIALAVAALSLYGRPWAYANAYRLELESKTELDIGHLLAGRFNVNAENGRMILAERIDRRSGRLRDVLIFDGGERRTRLYRSREAWIADPDPEDPIVEMTHGTAYSLQHEGIKDKRVLFQRMAIHLEPLESTAEFRRKAAPRPALRASAALPDRAELQWRETRGVSTFLLALLAIPLSRTAPRRGRFAALLPVTAVYAAIFYAGDICKSLVGNGSLPLMPGLWLVPLAMGLVLLALIVRERAIVRVKTG from the coding sequence ATGCTGCTGATCGAGCGCTACGTCATCACCGAGACACGCCGGCCGCTGCTGGTCATGCTGGGGATTCTCACCTTCATCTTCGCGGCCTACTCCTCCGAGCGCTATCTGGCCGAGGCCGCCAACGGCACCCTGGCCCTCGAGGTGGTGTTCGACATCGTCGTCTACAAGGTGCTGATCGCCCTGGAAGTGCTGGTGCCGGTGGCCCTGTACGTATCGGTGGTCCTCTGTCTGGGGCGCCTGTACCACGACTCGGAGATCACCGCCGTGGCCGCCGCGGGCATGAGCCCGCTGCGGCTCTACAAGGCCGTGGCCATCCTGGCGATCCCGATCGCCCTCGCCGTGGCCGCGCTGTCCCTGTACGGACGGCCCTGGGCCTACGCCAACGCCTACCGGCTCGAGCTGGAGTCGAAGACCGAGCTGGACATCGGCCACCTGCTGGCCGGGCGCTTCAACGTCAATGCGGAGAACGGCCGGATGATCCTGGCCGAGCGCATCGACCGCCGCAGCGGGCGGCTCAGGGACGTGCTGATCTTCGACGGCGGCGAGCGCCGAACCCGCCTGTACCGCTCCCGGGAGGCCTGGATCGCCGATCCCGACCCCGAGGACCCGATCGTCGAGATGACCCACGGCACCGCCTATTCGCTGCAGCACGAGGGCATCAAGGACAAGCGGGTGTTGTTCCAGCGGATGGCCATCCACCTCGAGCCGCTCGAATCGACCGCGGAGTTCCGCAGGAAGGCGGCCCCCCGGCCGGCGCTGCGGGCCTCCGCGGCACTCCCCGACCGGGCGGAGCTGCAATGGCGCGAAACCCGCGGGGTCAGCACCTTCCTCCTGGCCCTGCTGGCCATCCCGCTCAGCCGGACCGCGCCCAGGCGCGGCCGCTTCGCCGCCCTGCTGCCGGTCACGGCGGTCTACGCGGCGATCTTCTACGCCGGCGACATCTGCAAGAGCCTGGTCGGCAACGGCTCCCTGCCCCTGATGCCCGGACTCTGGCTGGTGCCCCTGGCCATGGGGCTCGTCCTGCTGGCGCTGATCGTCCGCGAGCGGGCCATCGTCCGGGTGAAGACCGGATGA
- the lptG gene encoding LPS export ABC transporter permease LptG produces MRILDRYLVRSLFLGFAAAAALLLPLFSTLDLVGELDDIGDAEYRLQEALEVVLMTLPRRAVELGPFIALLGGIAALGQLSLTQELSILRTAGISATRIGLTALLAGTTLAVALGALDEFVASPLQQQAIQVRAHAKPGDDKDNSIWARRDDQVVRIGGLRAGRVPDHLEIFRFDGQNQLREYILADHAEVRPGGTWLLRDVRLKRWSDEAESVEQLEQMPWRAILPDSRLHEVSLPPESLSARQLRRYVQFLQGTGQPALQFEIALWQKLGVPILTLAMILFALPFTFAPVRSTGLGSRLALGAVLGLLVYIGNEILISLGQLFKLNAMLVGLAPALVLLGTALALVRRFDRGRP; encoded by the coding sequence ATGAGGATTCTCGACCGCTACCTGGTGCGCAGCCTGTTCCTCGGCTTCGCCGCCGCGGCGGCCCTGCTGCTGCCGCTGTTCAGCACCCTGGACCTGGTCGGCGAGCTCGACGACATCGGCGACGCGGAATACCGTCTGCAAGAGGCGCTCGAAGTCGTGCTGATGACCCTGCCGCGCCGCGCCGTGGAGCTGGGCCCCTTCATCGCCCTGCTGGGCGGCATCGCCGCCCTCGGCCAGCTCTCCCTCACCCAGGAGCTCAGCATCCTGCGCACGGCGGGCATCTCCGCCACCCGCATCGGCCTCACCGCCCTGCTGGCCGGGACGACGCTGGCCGTGGCGCTGGGCGCGCTCGACGAATTCGTGGCCTCGCCCCTGCAGCAGCAGGCCATTCAGGTGCGGGCGCACGCCAAGCCGGGCGACGACAAGGACAACAGCATCTGGGCGCGCCGGGACGACCAGGTCGTGCGCATCGGCGGCCTGCGCGCCGGGCGCGTCCCCGACCATCTGGAGATCTTCCGCTTCGACGGGCAGAACCAGCTGCGCGAATACATCCTGGCCGACCACGCCGAGGTCCGCCCCGGCGGCACCTGGCTGCTGCGCGACGTGCGGCTGAAGCGCTGGAGCGACGAGGCGGAAAGCGTCGAGCAGCTCGAGCAGATGCCCTGGCGCGCCATCCTGCCCGACTCGCGCCTGCACGAGGTGTCCCTGCCCCCCGAGAGCCTCTCGGCGCGGCAACTGCGCCGCTACGTGCAGTTTCTGCAAGGCACCGGCCAGCCGGCGCTCCAGTTCGAGATCGCCCTCTGGCAGAAGCTCGGCGTGCCGATCCTGACCCTGGCGATGATCCTGTTCGCGCTGCCCTTCACCTTCGCCCCGGTGCGCTCGACCGGACTCGGCAGCCGGCTGGCGCTCGGCGCGGTCCTCGGGCTGCTGGTGTACATCGGCAACGAGATCCTGATCAGCCTGGGCCAGCTGTTCAAACTGAACGCCATGCTGGTCGGGCTGGCGCCGGCCCTCGTCCTGCTCGGCACGGCCCTGGCCCTGGTGCGCCGGTTCGACCGCGGCAGGCCCTGA